A region of Bacteroidota bacterium DNA encodes the following proteins:
- a CDS encoding PHP domain-containing protein: protein MRADLHTHTTASDGRLSPPGLVEKAALRGIERLSITDHDTVAAYPLARIAAQRLGVALLPGVELSVQVDDRDIHLLAYGFDLANPALATALEAYRRKRVERAEAIVDRLAGLGHRLRLERVHYHAKGEVVGRPHIAKAMLEAGLVSTFGEAFDRFLGTTAPAYVPKTDQPASEMIALVHAAGGVTVLAHPGIALDETIAAMLVADGLDGVEVVHPAHDPMAERRWAAFAARHDLLTTGGSDYHGFGTFEDDSFGRYAPDPAWVARLLGAVAHPDVIV, encoded by the coding sequence GTGCGCGCTGATCTCCACACCCACACCACCGCGTCCGACGGGCGGCTCTCCCCGCCAGGGCTCGTCGAGAAAGCGGCCCTCCGCGGGATCGAGCGGCTCTCGATCACGGACCACGACACCGTGGCGGCCTACCCGCTCGCGCGGATCGCTGCGCAGCGGCTGGGCGTGGCGCTGCTGCCCGGCGTCGAGCTGTCGGTGCAGGTCGACGACCGTGACATTCATCTGCTCGCCTACGGGTTCGACCTCGCCAATCCGGCGCTCGCGACGGCGCTGGAGGCCTATCGGCGGAAGCGCGTCGAGCGGGCTGAGGCTATCGTGGACCGGCTTGCCGGACTCGGCCACCGGCTGCGTCTGGAGCGCGTGCACTACCACGCCAAGGGCGAGGTCGTCGGACGGCCGCACATCGCCAAGGCGATGCTCGAAGCGGGCCTCGTGTCCACGTTCGGCGAGGCGTTCGACCGCTTCCTCGGCACGACGGCCCCGGCCTACGTGCCTAAGACCGACCAGCCCGCCTCGGAGATGATCGCGCTCGTCCACGCGGCGGGCGGCGTGACGGTCCTCGCCCACCCTGGCATCGCGCTCGATGAGACCATCGCCGCGATGCTGGTGGCCGACGGCCTCGACGGCGTGGAGGTGGTGCACCCGGCACACGACCCGATGGCGGAGCGCCGCTGGGCCGCCTTCGCCGCGCGCCACGACCTCCTCACAACGGGCGGCTCGGACTACCACGGCTTCGGCACCTTCGAGGACGACAGCTTCGGCCGCTACGCCCCCGACCCCGCCTGGGTCGCCCGCCTCCTCGGCGCTGTCGCCCACCCCGACGTGATCGTCTGA
- a CDS encoding membrane dipeptidase, with translation MYIDAHLDLAFNVVAHGRDLTRTVPGLRAAEAKAAQEVMVTLPELQGAGVGIVFGTIFTLRHHAKRPGARKPLTAKQKALMYRTPDEAHAKGVEQLDVYRRWEDDGWLRILRSQTELAAHEAAWAEGDRTTGLVLLMEGADPIRTPDELPWWVERGVRLVGPAWQRTRYSGGTFAPGPLTEIGRELVRAMTEAGVALDASHLAHDAVWDALDVLDASTNPAHVCASHSNAAALVPTDRHLTDAMLDALAERDAVVGVVLGNPFVKNGVARDDPEESVTLDDVRTQAAHLAGRLGWDRLGIGSDFDGGFGKQETPFGIERGADFAKLGDAVPEAARAGFLGGNWLRWLRQALPA, from the coding sequence ATGTATATCGACGCCCACCTCGACCTCGCCTTCAACGTCGTTGCGCACGGCCGGGACCTGACGCGGACTGTGCCCGGCCTGCGCGCCGCCGAGGCGAAAGCGGCGCAAGAAGTGATGGTCACGCTGCCCGAACTGCAAGGGGCAGGCGTCGGCATCGTCTTCGGGACGATTTTCACGCTGCGGCATCACGCGAAGCGGCCGGGTGCTCGCAAGCCGCTCACGGCGAAGCAGAAGGCGCTGATGTACCGCACGCCCGACGAGGCGCACGCGAAGGGCGTCGAGCAACTGGACGTCTACCGCCGCTGGGAGGACGACGGCTGGCTGCGCATCCTCCGCTCGCAGACCGAACTCGCCGCACACGAGGCAGCGTGGGCCGAGGGTGACCGCACCACAGGGCTCGTGCTGCTCATGGAAGGCGCCGACCCGATCCGCACGCCCGACGAACTGCCGTGGTGGGTCGAGCGCGGCGTCCGGCTCGTCGGCCCAGCGTGGCAGCGGACGCGGTATTCGGGCGGGACTTTCGCGCCCGGTCCGCTCACAGAGATAGGGCGGGAGCTCGTCCGCGCGATGACCGAGGCGGGCGTGGCGCTTGACGCGAGCCACCTCGCCCACGACGCCGTCTGGGACGCGCTCGACGTCCTCGATGCGAGCACGAACCCCGCGCACGTCTGCGCGAGCCACAGCAACGCCGCCGCGCTCGTCCCTACCGACCGCCACCTCACCGACGCCATGCTCGACGCGCTCGCAGAGCGGGACGCGGTGGTGGGTGTGGTCCTCGGCAACCCGTTCGTGAAGAACGGCGTGGCGCGCGACGACCCGGAGGAGAGCGTCACGCTGGACGATGTGCGCACCCAGGCGGCGCACCTCGCAGGGCGCCTCGGCTGGGACCGTCTCGGCATCGGGAGCGACTTCGACGGGGGCTTCGGCAAGCAGGAAACGCCCTTCGGCATCGAGCGCGGGGCCGACTTCGCAAAGCTCGGCGACGCCGTGCCCGAGGCAGCGCGCGCCGGCTTCCTCGGCGGCAACTGGCTACGGTGGCTGCGGCAGGCACTCCCCGCGTGA
- a CDS encoding alpha/beta hydrolase-fold protein, which yields MPTLTPAPDLVALGWKSYPDDDGYHTVVGDLWRLPEIHSPRLGNHRDLLVYLPPSYHTEPDRRYPVVYMHDGQNLFDDATAFAGEWQVDNTMDALAVTGREAIVVGVPNTGVDRIHEYSPVKDQQERGGRGETYVAFLTETVKPRIDADFRTRTGPLDTIVAGSSMGGLISLYAFLKRPDVFGHAGVMSPSLWFADRAIFPIVRETPKHAGRIYLDVGTKEGAQTVADVRRLRELILSKGYRRHHDFCYVEDQGAGHSEIAWRDRLHFAMDFLLGPAG from the coding sequence GTGCCTACCCTCACCCCTGCTCCTGACCTCGTCGCGCTCGGCTGGAAGTCCTACCCGGACGACGATGGCTACCACACCGTCGTCGGCGACCTGTGGCGGCTACCCGAGATCCACAGCCCCCGCCTCGGCAACCACCGCGACCTGCTCGTCTACCTCCCGCCGTCCTACCACACCGAGCCAGACCGCCGCTACCCGGTCGTCTACATGCACGACGGCCAGAACCTCTTCGACGACGCGACCGCGTTCGCGGGCGAGTGGCAGGTCGACAATACGATGGATGCGCTCGCCGTCACGGGCCGCGAGGCCATCGTCGTGGGTGTACCGAACACGGGCGTCGACCGCATCCACGAGTACAGCCCCGTCAAGGACCAGCAGGAGCGCGGCGGGCGCGGCGAGACCTACGTCGCCTTCCTCACTGAGACCGTGAAGCCGCGCATCGATGCCGACTTCCGCACGCGCACGGGGCCGCTGGACACCATCGTGGCGGGCTCGTCGATGGGGGGGCTCATCAGCCTCTACGCCTTCCTGAAGCGCCCCGACGTGTTCGGCCATGCGGGCGTGATGAGCCCGTCGCTTTGGTTCGCCGACCGCGCGATCTTCCCCATCGTCCGCGAGACGCCGAAGCACGCCGGTCGCATCTACCTCGACGTGGGGACGAAGGAGGGCGCGCAGACCGTCGCCGACGTGCGCCGCCTCCGCGAACTGATCCTGTCGAAGGGCTACCGCCGCCACCACGACTTCTGCTACGTCGAGGATCAGGGCGCGGGCCACTCCGAGATCGCCTGGCGCGACCGCCTACACTTCGCGATGGATTTCCTACTGGGACCGGCGGGGTAG
- a CDS encoding alpha/beta hydrolase-fold protein, with protein sequence MHREYHSWHSPSLGRTMETLVFGHAGARVVVFPTSQGRFYEWQDRGMTDALGDHLRNGWIQLYCVDSVDADSWYARWKHPADRAHRQEDYERYLLHELLPFSYHKNPNDFLIMTGASFGAFHAIDFTLRYPQLVGRVIGMSGLYDIRMFSDGYYGNELYRHNPSHYAMDMHDHGHLEALRHTDIILATGSDDSFRENNEHLSRVLWEKGVGNALRLWDGWAHDWPYWHQMIRTYIGGSD encoded by the coding sequence ATGCACCGCGAATACCACAGCTGGCACAGCCCCTCGCTCGGGCGCACCATGGAGACGCTCGTCTTCGGCCACGCCGGGGCGCGCGTCGTTGTCTTCCCGACCTCGCAGGGCCGCTTCTACGAGTGGCAAGACCGCGGCATGACCGATGCCCTCGGGGACCACCTCCGCAACGGCTGGATCCAGCTCTACTGCGTGGACAGCGTCGACGCCGACAGCTGGTACGCCCGCTGGAAGCACCCTGCCGACCGCGCCCACCGGCAGGAGGACTACGAGCGCTACCTCCTGCACGAGTTGCTGCCGTTCAGCTACCACAAGAACCCGAACGACTTCCTCATCATGACGGGTGCAAGCTTTGGCGCCTTCCATGCCATCGACTTCACGCTGCGCTACCCGCAACTCGTCGGGCGCGTGATCGGGATGAGCGGGCTCTACGACATCCGCATGTTCTCGGACGGCTACTACGGCAACGAGCTCTACCGCCACAACCCGTCGCACTACGCGATGGATATGCACGACCACGGCCACCTCGAAGCGCTCCGCCACACTGACATCATCCTCGCCACCGGCAGCGACGACTCGTTCCGCGAAAACAACGAGCACCTCTCTCGCGTCCTCTGGGAGAAGGGCGTCGGCAATGCACTGCGCCTGTGGGACGGCTGGGCGCACGACTGGCCCTACTGGCACCAGATGATCCGCACCTACATCGGCGGATCAGACTGA